In Bos indicus isolate NIAB-ARS_2022 breed Sahiwal x Tharparkar chromosome 2, NIAB-ARS_B.indTharparkar_mat_pri_1.0, whole genome shotgun sequence, a single genomic region encodes these proteins:
- the NIPAL3 gene encoding NIPA-like protein 3, translated as MDGAHGAALQLQQLLPTSSANPVREASFSYKENLIGALLAIFGHLVVSIALNLQKYCHIRLAGSKDPRAYFKTKTWWLGLFLMLLGELGVFASYAFAPLSLIVPLSAVSVIASAIIGIIFIKEKWKPKDFLRRYILSFVGCGLAIVGTYLLVTFGPNSHEKMTGDNIIRHLVSWPFLLYMLVEIILFCLLLYFYKERNANNIVVILLLVALLGSMTVVTVKAVAGMLVLSIQGNLQLDYPIFYVMFVCMVATAIYQAAFLGQASQMYDSSLIASVGYILSTTVAITAGAVFYLDFLGQDVLHVCMFALGCLIAFLGVFLITRNRKKAIPFEPYISMDAMPGMQNMHDKGMTVQPDLKASFSYGALENNDNISEIYAPATLPVMQEEHGSRNASGVPYRVLEHTKKE; from the exons GAAAACTTGATCGGTGCTCTCCTGGCCATTTTCGGGCACCTTGTGGTCAGCATTGCACTGAATCTCCAG AAGTACTGCCACATCCGCCTCGCAGGCTCCAAGGACCCTCGGGCCTATTTCAAGACCAAGACATGGTGGCTGGGCCTGTTCCTGATGCTTCTGGGCGAGTTGGGCGTGTTTGCCTCCTACGCCTTTGCTCCTCTCTCTCTGATCGTGCCCCTCAGCGCTGTCTCTGTGATAG CCAGCGCCATCATAGGAATCATATTCatcaaagaaaaatggaaacctAAAGACTTCCTGA GGCGCTACATCTTATCCTTCGTTGGCTGCGGTCTGGCCATCGTGGGTACCTACTTGCTGGTGACATTCGGACCCAACAGTCATGAGAAGATGACAGGCGATAACATCATCAGGCACCTCGTGAGCTGGCCTTTTCTCCTGTACATG CTCGTGGAGATCATTCTCTTCTGCCTGCTGCTGTACTTCTACAAGGAGAGGAACGCCAATAACATCGTGGTGATTCTCCTCTTGGTGGCCTTACTCG GCTCCATGACTGTGGTGACGGTGAAGGCTGTGGCCGGGATGCTGGTCTTGTCCATACAGGGGAACCTGCAGCTCGACTACCCCATCTTCTATGTGATGTTCGTGTGCATGGTGGCGACCGCCATCTATCAAGCCGC GTTTTTAGGTCAAGCCTCACAGATGTATGACTCCTCTCTGATCGCCAGTGTGGGCTACATTCTGTCCACCACCGTGGCCATCACAGCAG GCGCCGTCTTCTACCTGGACTTCCTCGGGCAGGACGTGCTGCACGTCTGCATGTTTGCACTGGG GTGCCTCATCGCGTTCTTGGGCGTCTTCTTAATCACACGGAATAGGAAGAAGGCCATTCCCTTCGAGCCCTATATTTCCATGGATGCCATGCCAG GTATGCAAAACATGCATGACAAGGGGATGACCGTCCAGCCTGACCTCAAAGCTTCTTTTTCTTACGGGGCCCTGGAAAACAACGACAACATTTCTGAGATCTACGCTCCTGCCACACTGCCCGTCATGCAGGAAGAACATGGCTCCAGAAATGCCTCTGGGGTTCCCTACCGCGTCCTGGAACACACCAAGAAGGAGTGA